AGATTTCGTCAAAGCCGACCTCCTCCCCGGCGATGGCGAATACGGTCGGCCTTCACCTCCTCCCGAGGGTCGACCCCCAAAACGACACCCGCCGGACCTCCTCCCCCGGCGGGTGTTGTTGTTTTTACGGTTGGTTTTTCCCGTCGACCCTTGACCACCCCATTCGCGGCAATTGCAATCGCAGCCGCAAGCGAATATTCCGGCGCTCATGAGCAAAGACCCCATCCATATCATCGGCGGCGGCCTCGCAGGTTCCGAAGCCGCCTGGCAAGCAGCGCAGGCCGGCGTTCCCGTCATCCTGCACGAGATGCGCCCGGTTCGCGGCACCGACGCGCACAAGACCGATGGGCTGGCCGAGCTCGTCTGTTCCAATTCCTTCCGCTCCGATGACGCCGAGAACAACGCGGTCGGCCTGCTGCACGCTGAAATGCGACTGGCCGGATCCCTGATCATGAGCGCCGGCGACGCCAATCAAGTGCCGGCCGGCGGCGCATTGGCCGTCGACCGCGACGGGTTCTCCGATACCGTGACGAAAAAGCTCGAGGCGCACCCGCTGATCACCATCCAGCGCGAGGAAGTGCCTGGCCTGCCGCCAGCGGACTGGGACCAGGCGATCATCGCCACCGGGCCGTTGACCGCGCCGTCGCTTGCCCAGTCAATCGCGGAAGCGACCGGGGCCGATGCACTCGCCTTCTTCGATGCCATCGCGCCGATCATCCACTTCGACACGATCGACATGGAGACCTGCTGGTTCCAGTCGCGCTACGACAAGGTCGGGCCAGGCGGCACCGGCAAGGACTACATCAATTGCCCAATGGACAAGGACCAATACCTCGCCTTCGTGCAGGCACTGGTCGACGGCCAGAAGACCGAATTCAAGCAGTGGGAAGGCACGCCCTATTTCGACGGCTGCCTGCCGATCGAGATCATGGCCGAACGCGGCGTCGAGACGCTGCGTTACGGGCCGATGAAGCCGATGGGCTTGACCAACGCGCACAATCCGACGGTGAAGGCCTACGCCGTGGTCCAGCTGCGGCAGGACAATGCGCTGGGCACGCTCTACAACATGGTCGGGTTCCAGACCAAGCTGAAGCACGCCGAACAGGTGCGCATCTTCCGCACCATTCCGGGCCTCGAAAACGCCGATTTCGCACGCCTGGGCGGCCTGCACCGCAACACCTACATCAATTCGCCGACCTTGCTCGACGGCTCGCTGCAGCTGAAGTCGCGGCTCGGCCTGCGCTTCGCCGGCCAGATCACCGGCTGCGAAGGCTATGTCGAAAGTGCCGCCATCGGCCTGCTCGCCGGCCGCTTCGCCGCCGCCGAGCGGCTCGGCCAAACACCGTCCCTGCCACCGCTTACCACGGCTTTCGGCGCCCTGCTCAACCACATCACCGGCGGCCATATCGTCTCCGACGACGAACCGGGCAAGCGTTCCTTCCAGCCGATGAACGTCAATTTCGGCCTGTTCCCGCCGGTCGAAGCACCCACGACCGAAGGCAAGCGCCTGCGCGGCAAGGACAAGACGGTCGCCAAACGCCATGCGATAACCTCGCGCGCGCTGGCTGATTGCCGGGAATGGCTTCGGTTGCCGGACCAGGCGCAGGCCGCGGAATGAAGCCCTAGGGTTGGACACTCGGCATAGAGTAGGATATCATCCTACTCTATATTGACATGGAGCAATCCAGTGGAATCCGCCGAGAAACTGTCCATCACCGTCACGCCAGCCATGGCGCGCATGATCCGCGAGAAGGTCGAGGATGGCTCCTTCGGCTCCGCGAGTGAAGTCATCCGCGCAGCGTTGCGGGCCTTCCAACGTGAGGAAGAAGAGCATGCCGAACGCATGGCTTCGATCAGGGCGCGCGTGAAGGCATCGCTCGAGGACAAGAGGCCGACTCTCTCAGGAGAAGAGGTTCGTGCCCACCTTCAAGGGCTGTTTGCCGAGAATACGAGCCCCGACCATGATTCAGCGACATGAGATTGACTACCGCCAAAGCGCGAGGTCCCATGAGCGGCATCTGGCGAGACGTAGCTTTCCAATTTGAACCCGATGTCGCGCTGGCGACGGCGAAAGCGTGGTCGTGGCTTTTGCCAGAGCCTTGGACCCCTCTCGTCTGCTCAATGGTGGGAGGCATGTTTGTCATGCGGCCGAACAACGAGGTTCATTGGCTGGACACCGGGACGGGCTTGGTCGAACGGGTGGCTCGGAGCGCGACGGATTTTGAGGAGATTATCAGGACTGCTCCTGATCTGGTTGACGAATGGTTCCTTCCGCCGCTTGTCGAACGCCTTCACGCCGCGGGCAAGAAGCCCAAGGCGGGAGAATGCTACGGCTTCACCATCTTGCCTGTCTTCGCTGAGGGAAAATTCGACGTAGACAACATGTTCGTGACTCCGGTCAGCGAGCAATTCGTCGGCATGGCGAACGTTCACCGCCAGTTGAACGAATTGCCCGATAGTTCGAGGGTGCGGATCAAGGTCGTCGACTAGGTTTGTACCTACTCCGCCGGCTCGGCGGCCGCACTTGGCAACCCCGGCTTGCCCGCCTCTTTCGGATTTCGCCTCACATAGGCCGCCTTCAGCGTCTCGGAGGTGTCGCGCGAGCCGTCATGGCTCCAGCCGGGCGGCTTGATCAGATAGTTGAGGCGGTCGCTCAGCGTCAGCCCGGGCGCAAGCGCATCCCTGAACATGCCGATCCATTCGTGGAACGCCACCTTCAGCGGATTGAAGGTGCCGATATTCTTGACGATGCCGTAGCGCGGCCGGTCTTCCTCCAGCTCCTCGACGAAGGTGCCGAACATGCGGTCCCAGATGATCAGCGTGCCGGCGAAATTGGCATCGAGATAGCGCGGATTGGTGGCGTGGTGGACGCGGTGGTGCGAGGGCGTGTTGAAAATGAATTCGAACCAGCCCCACATCTTGCCGATGGCCTCGGTGTGGATCCAGAACTGCCAGACCAGGTTGAAGCCGAAGGTGAAGGCGATCACCGCCGGATGGAAGCCGAGCAGCACCAGCGGCGCCTGCAGCACGAACATGAAGGTGAACAGGCCGGTCCAGCTCTGCCTGAGCGCCGTCGACAGGTTGTAGTGCTGGCTGGAATGGTGGTTGACGTGCTCGGCCCACACCCAGCGCACCCGGTGCGCGATGCGGTGATAGACGGCTGGGCCGACTCCTTAACACGATTGACGTTTACGTCAAAGTGCCGGCCAGCCCCTGCTCGCGCGCCGCAACAGCAACCAATGCCGGCGCAACGCAGACAGCCGTACGACGCCATCAAGCGGTGAACGGCGCAAGCCCTCCATCTTGTCGAGATAGGCACGCGACAGGACCAGGGGCAGAAAGGCCGGGCGCAACGACACCGGCAGCGCCGCGGCGCCCTGTTCGAAGGCGGAAAGGTGTTCGCGCGCCAGCGCTCTCATCGCCGCCACGGCGCGCTGTGCACCCGGCCCGCCATCGCCGGCAACAAATTCCTCTGGCGACGACCCCGCCGCCGCCAGGATGTCGACCGGGATGAAACACTGCCCGCGCTTGCGATGCAGCGGCAACAGAAGCAGCAGGCCGGTCATTGCCTGCGCGCAGCCTGCCCGGCCCGCCAGTTCGGCAAACCGGGGCGCCTCGACGGGATCAAGCACCATCGCCGCAAGCTGGATCAGCGCCGCGGCCGTCTCGCCGCAATAGCCTTCGATATCGGTGCGCGACGGCATCGGATCGTCGTACAGGTCGAATATGCGGGCTTCGAGCATGTTCTCGAAGGCCAGTTTCGGTAGTTTGAACGCGGCAATGGTAGCGTTCAAGGCTTCGGCGACGGGGTGACCGGCGCCAGCCTCGCCGCCGGCGGCTATGACATCGCGCCACCATTGCAGCCGCACCTCACCGGGCAGCGGCTCGTGGATGCGGTCGCGTATGCTCGCGATCTCGGCATTGAAGGCATAAAGCGAAACCAGCGCGTCGCGCTTGTCGGCAGGCGCATAGAGCGCGCTGAGATAGCGGTCGCGGTCGGCGGCGCGCACCGCGCTCATGACGATCTCAATGTTTTGCGGCATGTCAGTCGACGGCGATGAGCGCGGCGGCCACGGCGCGGTCCTCGGCCAGAAGCACGTTGTAGGTCCGCACCGCCGCCCCCGTCGACATCGGATCGGACGCGATACCTGCCTCTTTCAGCGTAGCACGCAGCTGCGCCGGCAATGGCCGGAGATCTCTGCCCATGCCGATCAGCAGTATCTCGATCTTGTCCGCTTCAGCCAGAAGCTTATCGAAATCCGCCACCGTCAGCGCCAGGGGATCCGCCGGCTCCCAGCCGTGGATGCCGGATGGCAGGCACAGCAGCGAGCCGCGATGCGACATATCGGCAAAGCGAAACCCGCCATTACCATAGGCCTCGATCGGGGCGCGGCCGGGGAAATGCGCCTCGCGGATGACGATGCCTTTGCCGGTCACCATTCTGTCACCCCTTCGGGGCCGCGCGTCAGGTCGCGACCGCCTTGCCGCCGCTGACCGGCTTCTCCTCGTCGGCCGAAGCCTGCGGCCGCAGCTTGAACAGGATCAGCAGCGGTGCGGCAATGAAGATCGACGAATAGGTGCCGAAGACAACGCCGAACAGCATCGCCAAGGTGAACGAGCGGATCACCTCGCCACCGAACAACACCAGCGCGAGCAGCGCCAAGCTGGTCGTCACAGAGGTCAACGTCGTTCTCGACAGCGTCTCGTTGATGGCGTTGTTCAATAGCTGCGGCAACGGCATCTTCTTGTATTTTCGCAGATCTTCTCGAACGCGGTCGTAGACCACGATCGTGTCGTTCAACGAATAGCCGATGATGGTCAGGATCGCCGCCAGCGATGATTGATTGAACTCCAGCCCGGAGATGACGAAGAAGCCGATCGTCATGACCACGTCGTGCACGGTCGCGACGATAGCGCCAACCGCGAACTGCCATTCGAACCGGAACCAGACATAGACCAGGATGCCGACAAGCGCGACCAGCATGGCGATCGTGCCTTGCTTTGCGAGTTCGCCCGATACGGTCGGCCCGACGACCTCGACGCGACGGAAGTCGTAGTTGTCTTGCAGTTCGCCGCGAACCTTGTCGATCACCGTCTGCTCGGCGTTTTCGCCGCCGCCCTGGGTGCCGACGCGGATCAGGACGTCGTTGGGAGCGCCGAACTGCTGCACCTGCACTTCGCCGATATTGAGCTCCGACAGTCTGCTGCGGATATCGCCGAGATTGGCGTCACCGCTCTTGGACTGCACCTCGATCAGCGAGCCGCCCTTGAAGTCGATGCCGTAATTGATGTCGACCGTAAAGAACAGCACGACCGACAGGATCGACAGCGCACTCGACAGCGCGAATGTCCACCGTCGGATGCCCATGAAAGGGATCTTCGTGCCGGGCGGAATGAAGGTCACCGGCGCCCGAGGCAGTTCCTTGGGCCGGGCGCGGCGCAGCCAGATCGACACCAGCATTCGGGTGAAGGTGAACGCGGTGAACACCGTGGTCAGGATGCCGATGGCATAGGTGATGGCAAAGCCCTTGACGGGCCCGGTGCCGAGATAGAACAGCACCACCGTTGCGATCAGCGAGGTGACGTTGGAATCGACGATCGTCGCCAGCGCCTTGGAAAACCCGGTATCGATCGCCTGGATCACCGAGCGGCCGTTGCGTCGCTCCTCTCGGATACGTTCGTAGATCAGCACGTTGGAATCGACCGCCATGCCGATGGTGAGCACGATACCGGCGATACCGGGCAAGGTCAGCGTCGCGCCGAGCAGCGACAGCAGTCCGACAATCATCGCCACGTGCACCGCCAGCGCGATGTTGGCGAGGAAGCCGAGGAACCCGTAGGCGACGAACATGAAGGCAACGACGAGGATCGAACCGATGATGCCCGCGACCTTGCCGGCATGAATCGAGTCCTGGCCGAGGCCCGGACCCACGGTGCGTTCTTCGATGACCGTCAACGTCGCCGGCAGCGCACCGGCGCGCAGAAGCACGGCCAGGTCATTGGCGCTCTGGGCGGTGAAATTGCCGGAGATCTGGCCGGTGCCGCCAAGGATCGGTTCGCGGATCTGCGGCGCCGAAATCACCTGGTTGTCGAGGATGATGGCGAACAGCTTGCCCACATTCTGCGCGGTGGCCTGGCCGAAGCGGGCAGCACCCTTCGAATCGAAGCGGAACGACACCACCGGTTCGTTGTTTTGCGAATTGTATGTCGCTTGCGCGTCGACCAGGTTCTCGCCCGAAACGATGACGCGGTTTTCGATCAGATACGGAACCGGCGGATCATCCTGCGAATAAAGCACCGTCGAGCCGGCGGGCGGGCGGCCCTTGAGCGCGTCCTGCACCGGCATCGACTGGTCGACCATCTGGAAGGTCAGCTTTGCAGTCTGGCCGAGGATTTCCTTCAGCCGCTGCGGATCCTGCAGGCCCGGCACCTGCACAAGGATGCGATCCTCGCCTTGCCGCTGCACGATAGGCTCGGTCGTGCCGAGTTCGTTGACGCGGCGTCCGACCACCTCGATCGACTGCGCCAATGCGGTCGAGGTGCGATATTTGATGCCGGCGTCGGTGACGGTGAACTTCAGCAGGCCGGGCTCGGAATCGTCCAGCGACATTTCCTGGATGGAACCGCCGGAGAACAGGCCAGCGGCAACCGGGTCGGTCAGCGACTTCAATGCCTTCTTGGCGGCATCGAGTTGGGCCGGGTCCGTGATGCGGACCTGCAGGGTCCGCCCCGTTCCACCAAGGCCGGTATAGCCGATCTTGGCGTCGCGCAGCAGCGTCCGGATTTCATCGCGCGCCGTCTCGAGCCGATCCTTGATCAGGTCGTTCTGGTTCATCTCGAGCAGGATGTGCGAGCCGCCCTGCAGGTCGAGGCCAAGTGTCATCTGCCGCTTCGGCACCCAGTTGGGGAGCTGGGCCAATGTGCTTGCGGGAATGAGATTGGGCGCGGCGAGGACCACTGTGGCGGCCACGGCCAGCCAGATCAGGATCATCTTGAAGCGCGAAAAATAGAGCATATGGCGTCGTCCGTCCGAGCGTACCCGCGGATCACTCCGCCTGGAATTGGATTATTTCTTGGCGTTCTGGTTGGCTACCGGCTCGCCCTTGACGCGCACGTCGGCGATCGTCGAGCGCAGCGCCGTCACCTTGGTGCCACCGCCAAGGTCGATCTCGAGTTCGTTGTCGTCGATCACCTTCGTCACCTTGCCGACGAAACCGCCGCCGGTGACGACCGTGTCGCCGCGACGGACCGCCGCCAGCATCTCGCCACGCTTCTTCAGCTGCGTGCGCTGCGGGCGGATGATCAGAAAATACATGATTACGAAAATCAGGACAAACGGCAAAATGCTGATGAACATATCGGGAGAGGCGCCGCCAATGCCTTGGGCGTATGCCGGTGTCACGAACATCAAGGTACTCCTGAATTTTGAAAAACGGCCGCCAAACCGAATGCAGTGAAAATTTGGCGGCCCCGCGAAATTTGGCCGAAATATAGTCGGTAACGTTGTCAATGCAACTGCGCGGCCGGGCAAATCGGCTGCTTTTCCGGCCTGTTTAGCCGTGTTAGAGCAGGATCGCGAAAAGCGCGAGCCGGTTTTCGGAAAAGATTACGCTCGAACAAATGGTTGCACGCAGTTTCGCAACCGCCGGAAGCGAACGGGTCCCACCTGCCCGACCCAAAGAGACGAACCAAGAAGACCCGAAATGACCGACAGCACCATCGACGCCCTCAACGAGAAACTTGACCGCCTGATCGAGGCTGTCGGCCGCCTCGCCCCACCGCCAGTGCCTGAAACCGGCCTTGGCGAGGCCGATTGTTTCGTCTGGCAGGCCGATCCCGGCTATCTGGAGCCGGTGCGCAAGGTCAACCGCGTCGACATCGGCCTGATCCGTGGTGTCGATCGCGTCCGCGACATCCTTGTCGACAACACCGAACGCTTCGCCGCCGGCTTTGCCGCCAACAATGTGCTTTTGTGGGGCGCACGCGGCATGGGCAAATCGTCGCTGGTCAAGGCCGTGCATGCCGAAATCAACGCCAAGGCCAAGTCCGACCTGCCGCTCAAGCTGATCGAAATCCACCGCGAGGACATCGACACGCTGCCGAAGCTGATGGGATTACTGAAGACCGCTCCCTTCCGCTTCATCCTGTTTTGCGACGACCTGTCCTTCGATCATGACGACACGTCCTACAAGTCGTTGAAGGCGGCGCTCGAAGGCGGCGTCGAGGGCCGCCCCGCCAACGTCATCTTCTACGCCACCTCGAACCGCCGCCACCTGCTGCCGCGCGACATGATCGACAACGAGCGCTCGACCGCCATCAACCCGTCCGAAGCCGTCGAGGAAAAGGTTTCGCTGTCCGACCGTTTCGGCCTCTGGCTCGGCTTCCACAAATGCTCGCAGGACGAATATCTCGACATGATCAATGGCTATGCCAGCCATCATGGCCTCGACATCGACCCCGGGCAGCTTCGCGCCGAGGCGCTGGAATGGGCAACGACGCGCGGCAGCCGTTCGGGCCGAGTCGCCTGGCAGTTCACCCAGGACCTGGCCGGCCGGCTCGGCAAGCCATTGAAGGATTGATCCATGTCGCCCGGGCGGGCTCGGTCTCGCGATTATGACATGGGGGGAACAAAAAAGTTAAACCAGGAAACCAACTGAAAAAGCCCGCTCCTTGCGGAACGGGCTGAGCCGGCGGGCCGGACTGGAGGTCAGACGGCCCGCAAATCGCTTTTTTTGTTCTATTCGAGATAAGTCGAGGGATCGACCGGGGCCGAGTTCTTGCGCACTTCGAAGTGCAGCTTCGGCGAGTCCGTCGTGCCGCTCATGCCCGAGAGTGCGATTTCCTGGCCGCGCTTGACCTTCTGGCCGCGCTGCACCTCGATCGAGCTGGCATGGCCGTAGACGGTGACCAGACCGTTCTCGTGGCGCACCAGCACCGTATTGCCGAATTCCTTGAGCCCGTCGCCGGCATAGATGACGACGCCGTTCTCGGCCGCTTTGATCGGCGTTCCCGTGGGCACGGCGATGTCGACGCCGTCCCTGCCGGATCCGAAGCCGGAGATCACCCGGCCGCGCACCGGCCAGCGCATCTTGCCGATGCCCGTGGCATCCGGCGCCACCGCCTCGTCGTCCTCGGCCTGCTGGATGACCTTCGCATCCTTCTTCGGCGGCGTGTAGGATGCCAGCGTTTCCGACGGCGTGGCCTTTGCGGCGGGCTGCGTGGTGGCCGTGGTCACCGGGTCGACCTTGGCCGGCTTTGCGCTGGCGACTGTCGCGGTTCCACCGGCCGGCACCTTCAGGGTCTGGCCGATCTTGAGCAAGCCATCTTTCATGCCGTTGGCCTGCTTCAGGGCAACGACGCCAACGCCGGTCTTCCTGGCGATCGAGGACATCGTGTCGCCGGACTGGACCGTATAGGTGCCGGCGAGGCCAGCCTTGGCCACCTGCGCTGGCTTGGGCTCCTTGGGCTGGCTTGTGGCGGCCGACGCATCGACCTGAGCCGCGGACTTGCCCTCCTTGACCTTCGGCTGCTGCGGCAGAACGGCGACCTTGTCCGGCGCGGTGGCCGGCAGGTCGTGCTTGCCGTCCTTGGCCGGCTTCGCATCAGCGACCTTCGATTCAGCCTTGCTCGAATAGGCATAGGCCGGGATGACGATCTTCTGACCGGTCTTCAGCCCCTTGGTCGGGCTCAGGCCATTCGCCTTCATGATGACATCGGCCGGCACCTTGTAGTGCGCCGCCAGGCCGGAAATGGTTTCGCCGTCCCGGACGACGATCTCGGTCGCGTGCGGCCGGCCGGCCTCAGCCATCTTCGGCTCGTCGGGCTGGGCATTTTTGAATGGCTTCGCGGCCGGCGCGACGGTGCCGGTTGTCGTCCTGTCGACATGGGGAGCGGGCCGAGCCAGGGCCGGCGCCGATGCGACACGCACCGGATTGGCGGCGGGCGCGAGCGCTGGAGCGGCCTGGGCTGAAACCGGCGGCGGCAACGGCCGGCTCGAAACCGGTTCAAGGCTGGAGCGGGCGACCGATTGCGTGTGGCTGCCGTCGAGCGGGGCTGCCGAGACGTCGCCCGGATAGGGCTGTACGGCATCCTGCTTGTTGATGATCGCGCGCTGATTGTTGGTCGAGGAAGTAAAGACGTCGTCGACACTGTTGAACCGCGAAGCCTGGGAACTGCACCCGGCGGCCGCGCCTGCAATCATGAGAACAGCGCAGCCCCGCGCCAGATTGCGACTGTTTGCCTTCAAAACATTGAGTTGCATCGCACTAACCCGCACAAACTCTGCACCAACTGGTCAGGATTAAAGCGCGTTAATGTTACTGGTCGGTTAACCCTATGGAATCCGACATAAATTTTCTTAAAATATTTGGGGCGGCCGATCATGCACTTCGGCAGGCTGAAATGGCGGGCAACGCCTGACGAAAAGCTACATCACCGCTGCCAGGCTGCGCAGGATCGGCTGCAGGCGCACAAGACCGATGTCCTCGCGCTCGAAACGGCTGCCGACCTTGGTCAGCTTGGCCAGCACCTGCTCGCCCTCCTCCGGGCCGATCGGTGCGATGACGATGCCGCCACTCGACAATTGGTCGAGCAGAAAGCGCGGCAGGCTGTCGAAAGCCGCCCAAGCGACGATGCGATCGAACGGTCCTTCAGCGGGCAAACCGGCGGAACCGTCGGCCTGGCGCGCGATGGCGTTGCTGATACCGAGCGCGTCGAAGCGCTGTTTTGCCTGTTCGGCCAGGGTCTTGTAGCGATCTACGGTAACGATGCGCGCGGCAAGCCGCGAAATCACCGCAGCGGTGTAGCCCGAGCCGGTGCCGATCTCGAGCACACGATTGCTGGGCTCGATGGCAAGTGCCGCGATCACCGCCGCCTGCATGTCGGCGCCTTCGATCGCCTCGCCGCATTCGATCGGTAACATTCGGTCGGACCAGGCGATCTGGTGGAAGTGGGGCGCCAGGAAACCGCGCCGTGGTGTCGCCTCGAAAGCCGCGATCAGCGCCTTCGGCACGGTCCCCCTGCCGCGCAGGCGTAGCAGGAAACCGGCGAAGCCTTCGCGATCGTCGATGCCATGGTTCATGCAAGCGCCTTGCTCAGCTGGTCACGGATCTCATGCGCGGTGAGGTCGAGCTGCAACGGCGTCACCGACACCAGACGGTTGCGCAGGGCAAAAAGGTCGGTGCCCTGCTTGCCTTCAACCGGCTCGCGGCCGAAGCGCAGCCAATAGTAAGGCAGGCCACGGCCGTCGCGACGTTCGTCGACCCAGAGGCTGTGCACCAGCTTGCCCTGTGTGGTGACCACAGTACCGGCGACTTCCTCGGGAAGGCAGTTCGGAAAATTGACATTGAGCAGCACGCCGTCGGGCAGCGGCGTCGCGACGAGCTTCTTCAGCAGCGCCGGCGCCAGCGCCTCGGTGGTCTCGTAAGGAACGACGCGGTCCTCGCCGACATAGCTGTAGCCCTGGCTGAGAGCGATCGACCTGATGCCGAGCAGCGCGCCTTCCATGGCGCCGGCGACGGTTCCCGAATAAGTGACGTCGTCGGCGATGTTGGCGCCCGAATTGATGCCGGACAGGATCAGGTCGGGTGCGCCGGGCAGGATCTTCTTGACGCCCATGATGACGCAATCGGTCGGCGTGCCCCGCACGGCAAAGTGCTTTTCGCCGATCTTGCGCAGCCGCAGCGGCTCCGAGATCGACAGCGAATGCGCGTAGCCGGACTGGTCCTGCTCCGGCGCCACCACCCAGACATCGTCGGACAGCGTACGGGCGACGCGCTCGAGCGATGCCAGCCCCTCGGCATGAATGCCGTCGTCGTTGGTCAGAAGGATGCGCATCATTTCGATTCGATCTTTTCCAGGCCGCCCATGTAAGGCCGCAGCACTTCAGGAATAGTTACGCTGCCATCCTCATTCTGGTAGTTTTCGATGACAGCTATGAGGGCGCGGCCGACAGCGGTGCCCGAACCGTTGAGCGTGTGGACGAAACGGTTGCCCTTGCCGTCCTTGTCCTTGTAGCGGGCATCCATGCGGCGCGCCTGGAAATCGCCGCAGACCGAGCAGGAGGAAATTTCGCGGTACGCATTCTGGCCGGGCAGCCAGACCTCGATGTCGTAGGTCTTGCGCGCGCCAAACCCCATGTCGCCGGTGCACAGAACCACGGTGCGGAACGGCAGCTCCAGCCGCTTCAGCACTTCCTCGGCGCATTGCGTCATCCGCTCATGTTCGGCGAGTGATGAGTCCTGGTCGGTGATCGATACAAGCTCGACCTTGTAGAACTGGTGCTGGCGCAGCATGCCGCGCGTGTCGCGCCCGGCCGACCCCGCTTCAGACCGGAAGCACGGCGTCAGCGCCGTGTAGCGCAACGGCAGTTTCTCATGCGCGGTGATTTCTTCACGCACAAGGTTGGTGAGCGGCACCTCGGCGGTGGGGATGAGGCCAAGCCTGCCCTCCCCGTGCGGCGTGAAGAACAGATCCTCCTCGAATTTCGGCAACTGGTTGGTGCCGAAAAGCACCTCGTCCCGCACCATCAGCGGCGGGATCACTTCCTCATAGCCATGCTCGGTCGTGTGCAGGTCGAGCATGAATTGGCCGATCGCCCGTTCCATCCGCGCCAGTCCGCTCTTCAGCACGGTGAAGCGCGAGCCCGACAGCTTCGCCGCCCGCTCGAAATCCATCATGCCGAGCGCTTCGCCGACCTCGAAATGCTCCTTCACCCAGTTCGGCCGCGTCGGCAGCTTGCCGACGACATGCCTGACAACATTGTCGTGCTCGTCCTTGCCGACAGGCACATCATCGAGCGGCACGTTGGGCAGCACCGCCAGCGCGTCGTTCAGCGCCTTGTCGAGCTCGCGTTCGCGCGCCTCGCCATTCTGGATGAAGGTTTTTATCTCGCCGACTTCGGCTTTCAGTTTTTCGGCAAGGGCGGCATCGCCCGAACGCATGGCGTTGCCGATCTCCTTCGAGGCGGCGTTGCGGCGC
The genomic region above belongs to Mesorhizobium sp. B4-1-4 and contains:
- a CDS encoding protein-L-isoaspartate(D-aspartate) O-methyltransferase gives rise to the protein MNHGIDDREGFAGFLLRLRGRGTVPKALIAAFEATPRRGFLAPHFHQIAWSDRMLPIECGEAIEGADMQAAVIAALAIEPSNRVLEIGTGSGYTAAVISRLAARIVTVDRYKTLAEQAKQRFDALGISNAIARQADGSAGLPAEGPFDRIVAWAAFDSLPRFLLDQLSSGGIVIAPIGPEEGEQVLAKLTKVGSRFEREDIGLVRLQPILRSLAAVM
- the surE gene encoding 5'/3'-nucleotidase SurE; protein product: MRILLTNDDGIHAEGLASLERVARTLSDDVWVVAPEQDQSGYAHSLSISEPLRLRKIGEKHFAVRGTPTDCVIMGVKKILPGAPDLILSGINSGANIADDVTYSGTVAGAMEGALLGIRSIALSQGYSYVGEDRVVPYETTEALAPALLKKLVATPLPDGVLLNVNFPNCLPEEVAGTVVTTQGKLVHSLWVDERRDGRGLPYYWLRFGREPVEGKQGTDLFALRNRLVSVTPLQLDLTAHEIRDQLSKALA
- the serS gene encoding serine--tRNA ligase, with the translated sequence MLDIRWIRDNPKALVEALTKRSWPAGEAQSTVDGLIASDEARREHVTELQTKQERRNAASKEIGNAMRSGDAALAEKLKAEVGEIKTFIQNGEARERELDKALNDALAVLPNVPLDDVPVGKDEHDNVVRHVVGKLPTRPNWVKEHFEVGEALGMMDFERAAKLSGSRFTVLKSGLARMERAIGQFMLDLHTTEHGYEEVIPPLMVRDEVLFGTNQLPKFEEDLFFTPHGEGRLGLIPTAEVPLTNLVREEITAHEKLPLRYTALTPCFRSEAGSAGRDTRGMLRQHQFYKVELVSITDQDSSLAEHERMTQCAEEVLKRLELPFRTVVLCTGDMGFGARKTYDIEVWLPGQNAYREISSCSVCGDFQARRMDARYKDKDGKGNRFVHTLNGSGTAVGRALIAVIENYQNEDGSVTIPEVLRPYMGGLEKIESK
- a CDS encoding peptidoglycan DD-metalloendopeptidase family protein codes for the protein MQLNVLKANSRNLARGCAVLMIAGAAAGCSSQASRFNSVDDVFTSSTNNQRAIINKQDAVQPYPGDVSAAPLDGSHTQSVARSSLEPVSSRPLPPPVSAQAAPALAPAANPVRVASAPALARPAPHVDRTTTGTVAPAAKPFKNAQPDEPKMAEAGRPHATEIVVRDGETISGLAAHYKVPADVIMKANGLSPTKGLKTGQKIVIPAYAYSSKAESKVADAKPAKDGKHDLPATAPDKVAVLPQQPKVKEGKSAAQVDASAATSQPKEPKPAQVAKAGLAGTYTVQSGDTMSSIARKTGVGVVALKQANGMKDGLLKIGQTLKVPAGGTATVASAKPAKVDPVTTATTQPAAKATPSETLASYTPPKKDAKVIQQAEDDEAVAPDATGIGKMRWPVRGRVISGFGSGRDGVDIAVPTGTPIKAAENGVVIYAGDGLKEFGNTVLVRHENGLVTVYGHASSIEVQRGQKVKRGQEIALSGMSGTTDSPKLHFEVRKNSAPVDPSTYLE